In Treponema sp. OMZ 798, the following proteins share a genomic window:
- a CDS encoding ABC transporter ATP-binding protein, with amino-acid sequence MKTEKKDNKKRHNKGLNRRAFFLLFKKAPLFFISVLGEKVFTSLLPFIGIFFSARIVNELVLIYLGQGDLSKIKSLVLLSLILTALCMLVSSLFKRWANYEGRSIDYKVEDIYVQKFLSMDFQDAESAKTNEIYTRIWQNSNYGGWGLYKILWIYTKCSTHLTSVITSAALSISLFSFKVQTAELLFLNNPLFIFVILFSIVLLIIIPAKLQTMSDSYWALVSEEATEGNRVFSFFFRLFNEKNRAMDVRMYGQQGEGNIIRFSTNIFLPGGRLAKCAKKEMGFFAFLSAFVSTSLLIVIYGFVGLKALGGAFPAGNLMQYAASITALSSALTEIFTVAGEAKNNRAFLKDLFDFLDIKNGMCMNNTPLDYSGNAENTIEFKNVSFSYPDSEKRVLKNLNLTLKKNERLAVVGKNGSGKTTFVKLLCRLYDPTEGEILFNGKNIKEYDYKEYLNLFSVVFQDFKLLALPLAQNLSGGEAYDKNKVLDVLKKADLDLSKFKKEEETYLYKNFDDEGVNISGGEGQKIAIARALYKDAPFIILDEPTAALDPIAEAEIYSKFDGLVKNKTSLYISHRLSSCKFCSHILVFDEGRIAQEGSHEKLLAEQGLYNKLWNAQAQYYQDKS; translated from the coding sequence ATGAAAACCGAAAAAAAAGATAATAAAAAAAGACATAACAAGGGCTTGAATCGGCGGGCTTTTTTTCTCCTATTTAAAAAGGCTCCTTTGTTTTTTATTTCCGTGCTTGGAGAAAAAGTTTTTACGAGTCTCTTGCCCTTTATAGGTATTTTCTTTTCGGCAAGGATTGTAAACGAGCTTGTTTTAATTTATTTGGGACAAGGCGATTTATCGAAAATCAAAAGCTTGGTACTGCTCTCCCTTATTTTAACGGCTCTTTGTATGCTTGTTTCTTCCTTATTTAAAAGATGGGCAAACTATGAAGGACGGAGTATAGACTACAAGGTAGAAGACATCTATGTTCAAAAATTTTTAAGTATGGATTTTCAAGATGCGGAATCCGCAAAAACAAATGAGATTTATACAAGGATATGGCAAAATTCAAATTACGGAGGCTGGGGATTGTACAAAATTCTTTGGATTTATACAAAGTGTTCCACCCATCTTACTTCCGTAATCACGTCGGCAGCCTTGAGTATAAGCCTTTTTAGCTTTAAGGTTCAGACTGCGGAATTGCTTTTTTTAAACAATCCCCTTTTTATCTTTGTAATTCTTTTTAGCATTGTGCTTTTAATTATCATTCCTGCAAAACTTCAAACAATGTCGGACTCCTACTGGGCCCTTGTTTCGGAGGAAGCCACAGAAGGAAACAGGGTGTTTAGTTTTTTCTTTAGACTCTTTAACGAAAAAAATCGTGCAATGGATGTGCGTATGTACGGCCAGCAAGGAGAGGGTAACATAATAAGATTTTCCACTAATATTTTTCTGCCCGGAGGGAGACTTGCAAAATGCGCTAAAAAAGAAATGGGCTTTTTTGCCTTTTTATCTGCCTTTGTTTCGACTTCCCTTTTAATAGTCATTTACGGCTTTGTGGGCCTAAAGGCTCTGGGAGGAGCCTTCCCGGCAGGTAACCTCATGCAATATGCTGCAAGTATAACGGCTCTTTCTTCCGCCCTCACCGAAATCTTCACGGTCGCAGGCGAGGCAAAAAACAATAGGGCTTTTTTAAAGGATTTATTCGACTTCTTGGATATCAAAAACGGAATGTGCATGAACAATACTCCCCTCGATTATTCCGGCAACGCCGAAAACACAATCGAGTTTAAAAACGTTTCTTTTTCATATCCCGATTCGGAAAAAAGAGTTTTAAAAAATTTGAACCTCACCTTAAAGAAGAATGAGAGGCTTGCCGTAGTCGGTAAAAACGGAAGCGGCAAGACCACCTTTGTAAAACTTCTATGCCGCCTCTATGACCCTACGGAAGGTGAAATTCTTTTTAACGGAAAGAACATAAAAGAATACGACTATAAAGAATACCTAAACCTTTTTTCAGTCGTCTTTCAAGACTTTAAACTCCTTGCTCTCCCTCTTGCTCAAAATCTTTCCGGCGGAGAAGCTTACGATAAAAATAAGGTTTTAGATGTTTTAAAGAAGGCCGACCTTGATCTTTCTAAGTTTAAAAAAGAGGAAGAAACTTATCTTTATAAAAACTTTGATGATGAGGGCGTAAATATTTCGGGCGGAGAGGGACAGAAAATTGCAATAGCCCGTGCCCTTTATAAGGACGCTCCTTTTATAATCTTGGACGAACCTACAGCCGCCCTTGACCCCATTGCCGAAGCCGAAATATACTCCAAATTCGACGGCCTTGTAAAAAACAAAACCTCCCTTTATATTTCGCACCGCCTTTCCTCGTGTAAGTTTTGCTCCCATATCTTGGTCTTTGATGAGGGCCGAATAGCCCAAGAAGGCAGCCACGAAAAGCTCTTAGCTGAACAAGGCCTTTACAATAAATTATGGAACGCCCAAGCCCAATATTATCAAGACAAATCTTGA